From the genome of Candidatus Aminicenantes bacterium, one region includes:
- a CDS encoding serine/threonine protein kinase, giving the protein MTPQTDPLAWPEIPGVVLEKELGRGGMAVVYRGVQSRLKRSVAVKVLSPVLLVDPQFSKRFLREAETAAGLNHSNIVSIYDVGSEGQWNYMVMEYLPQNLADQIGKGNMASEKALAIFSAIASALDYAHGKGFIHRDVKPDNILFREDGTPVLCDFGIARAVGSATRLTKTGMS; this is encoded by the coding sequence ATGACTCCGCAAACTGATCCCTTGGCTTGGCCTGAAATCCCAGGCGTTGTATTGGAAAAAGAATTGGGCCGCGGCGGTATGGCCGTGGTCTACCGGGGCGTTCAGTCCCGGCTCAAGCGGTCCGTGGCGGTCAAGGTGCTCTCTCCGGTCCTGCTGGTGGACCCCCAGTTCTCCAAGCGTTTCCTTCGTGAAGCCGAGACCGCGGCGGGCCTGAACCATTCCAATATCGTCTCCATCTACGATGTCGGCAGCGAGGGACAATGGAACTACATGGTCATGGAGTACCTTCCCCAAAACCTGGCCGATCAGATCGGTAAAGGTAACATGGCATCGGAAAAGGCACTGGCGATCTTTAGCGCAATCGCGTCCGCCCTGGATTACGCCCATGGCAAGGGCTTCATCCACCGGGACGTGAAGCCCGATAACATCTTGTTTCGCGAAGACGGCACGCCGGTGTTGTGTGATTTCGGGATTGCGCGGGCGGTGGGTTCGGCCACGCGTTTGACCAAGACGGGCATGAGTG
- a CDS encoding serine/threonine-protein phosphatase — protein sequence MKKVRIFGISDIGCVRRENEDSFWVHGTGKRVVALVADGMGGHVAGKLASATAVDVLRHHLESKDGFKPVEEKMEDGMFRAHKRIEELAREHAPNARMGTTCTMAVLERFPRQNRRQDDALRLLIGHVGDSRLYRLREGNIEQVTTDHTMLQRMLEAGAISAAEAREYEHKNVIYKSLGGSENLQLDPVTEHEVHPGELLLLCSDGLTGHVKAEEIHAVVRATRNLEAAGHALVELARQRGGSDNITAVLLEYGRFSRLSASVSREQIRQLLGKSPGARNPRHWGTILVLMLILVILGGVLTFHVLSKKGVSLADSDAKVTAQESVSPGESVDAHAHPKEPPVQDNQPLMAPPLTKDGKEQAGSSSGPGPIKAKEKTDDSAN from the coding sequence ATGAAAAAAGTCAGGATTTTCGGAATCAGTGATATCGGTTGCGTGAGGCGGGAGAACGAGGACTCCTTCTGGGTACACGGTACAGGGAAAAGGGTCGTCGCCCTGGTGGCCGACGGCATGGGCGGTCACGTGGCCGGCAAACTGGCGTCCGCCACAGCCGTGGATGTCCTGCGTCACCACCTTGAGAGCAAGGACGGGTTCAAACCCGTGGAAGAGAAAATGGAAGACGGCATGTTCCGGGCGCATAAACGCATCGAGGAATTGGCGCGGGAGCACGCGCCCAACGCCCGCATGGGCACCACCTGCACAATGGCTGTGCTGGAACGCTTTCCCCGCCAGAACAGGCGCCAAGATGACGCCTTGCGCTTGCTGATCGGCCACGTGGGAGACAGCCGCCTCTATCGCCTCAGAGAAGGCAATATTGAGCAGGTGACCACGGACCACACCATGTTGCAGCGCATGCTGGAAGCCGGGGCCATTTCCGCGGCGGAAGCGCGCGAGTACGAACACAAAAACGTAATATACAAGTCCCTTGGGGGTTCAGAGAACCTCCAACTCGACCCGGTGACGGAGCATGAAGTTCATCCCGGGGAACTCCTGCTTCTCTGCTCCGACGGTTTGACCGGTCATGTGAAAGCGGAAGAAATTCACGCCGTGGTGCGCGCCACCCGCAACCTCGAGGCCGCGGGTCACGCCCTGGTTGAACTGGCCAGGCAGCGCGGCGGCAGTGACAACATTACGGCCGTCCTTTTGGAATACGGCCGATTCTCCCGTCTTTCCGCCTCTGTTTCCCGCGAACAGATACGACAATTGTTGGGGAAATCCCCTGGTGCCAGAAACCCCCGTCACTGGGGAACGATCCTGGTCTTAATGTTAATCCTGGTTATTCTGGGGGGGGTGTTAACCTTTCACGTCCTTTCAAAAAAAGGCGTATCATTGGCGGATAGTGACGCAAAAGTTACGGCGCAAGAATCCGTTTCACCCGGTGAGTCGGTTGACGCCCACGCCCATCCCAAAGAACCGCCGGTGCAAGACAATCAGCCCCTCATGGCTCCGCCGCTGACAAAGGACGGGAAGGAGCAAGCCGGATCATCATCCGGCCCAGGCCCGATTAAAGCAAAAGAGAAAACTGATGACTCCGCAAACTGA